A DNA window from Helianthus annuus cultivar XRQ/B chromosome 15, HanXRQr2.0-SUNRISE, whole genome shotgun sequence contains the following coding sequences:
- the LOC110881275 gene encoding extensin-2-like, translating to MGGPSHVVPENDPPPVPYAPSPPVGFDNPIPTYPGSSGYNPFENPSGYPSDYGTDDPYLTPAQYNALYPSSCPPVYPTGYPVQGYQYPPYQQPPPPPQQEQTQEILQRLDRVEHEANETKKKHNSFLKGLASLIKGKKK from the coding sequence ATGGGTGGACCCTCGCACGTGGTGCCGGAGAATGATCCTCCGCCGGTTCCTTATGCACCATCGCCACCAGTGGGTTTCGACAACCCGATCCCGACATACCCAGGTTCTTCTGGGTACAACCCTTTTGAAAACCCATCTGGATACCCATCGGATTATGGAACCGATGATCCATACCTTACACCTGCACAATACAATGCACTTTATCCTTCTTCTTGCCCTCCAGTTTACCCAACTGGATATCCGGTGCAGGGGTACCAATACCCACCTTACCagcaacctcctcctcctccccaACAGGAGCAAACTCAGGAGATTTTACAGAGGTTGGATAGGGTTGAGCAtgaagcaaatgaaacaaaaaaGAAGCATAATAGCTTTCTCAAGGGCCTTGCGAGCCTTATTAAAGGCAAGAAGAAGTAG